A stretch of the Candidatus Zixiibacteriota bacterium genome encodes the following:
- a CDS encoding T9SS type A sorting domain-containing protein, protein MKQIGIIMMALVLLGFTSAFAADQNAIKAPKVKVEAEKYIVPVELTNAVPMTALDMPLQFTEGVTLEEVTFEGTRSADFDFTWANINNEENTVVIGLIPMIYGEKSDLAPGTGVIANLVFTVDDPDVEAIELNTIELENPNHSLMLVYNDDNNEAAYVVPEFNGVSVNLQSAAQDELLPMSFSLKQNAPNPFNPQTRIDYDLPQATNVNLDIFNVLGQKVKTVVNEFQEAGSKSVIWDGRDDGGVSVASGIYFYRLNAGDYNETRKMMMLK, encoded by the coding sequence ATGAAGCAAATTGGCATCATCATGATGGCCTTGGTACTCCTGGGTTTTACTTCGGCGTTTGCGGCTGATCAGAATGCGATCAAGGCGCCGAAAGTAAAAGTTGAGGCCGAGAAATATATCGTTCCGGTCGAACTTACCAACGCTGTACCGATGACAGCTCTGGACATGCCTTTGCAATTTACCGAAGGTGTGACTCTGGAAGAGGTCACTTTTGAAGGAACAAGGTCGGCTGACTTTGACTTCACATGGGCCAATATCAATAATGAGGAAAACACCGTTGTGATCGGTCTGATTCCGATGATTTACGGTGAAAAATCCGATTTGGCGCCAGGGACCGGCGTGATTGCCAATCTCGTGTTCACGGTGGATGATCCCGATGTTGAGGCTATCGAGCTGAATACAATCGAGTTGGAGAATCCAAATCATTCTCTTATGCTGGTTTATAACGACGACAATAATGAGGCCGCGTATGTTGTCCCCGAATTTAACGGGGTCAGTGTTAACCTTCAAAGTGCGGCTCAGGATGAGCTGTTGCCGATGTCGTTCAGTTTAAAACAGAATGCGCCAAATCCTTTCAACCCTCAGACCAGGATTGACTATGACCTGCCGCAGGCCACCAATGTCAATCTGGATATTTTCAATGTCCTCGGTCAGAAGGTTAAAACCGTGGTCAACGAATTCCAGGAAGCCGGCTCCAAATCGGTTATCTGGGATGGTCGCGATGACGGCGGCGTATCAGTAGCAAGTGGCATCTATTTCTATCGTCTCAATGCGGGAGACTATAACGAAACCAGGAAGATGATGATGCTGAAGTAA
- a CDS encoding ABC transporter permease: protein MYLIGVGSLFLVILTGLSAGQGMALEFSNELADFGSKNYLGRVMVLAIVRELGPVLTGIMVASRVAAGITAEIGAMKSSNQLDALVAFGIDPLRKLAAPRLISLIFMVPVLTIISDIIAIVGGWLIAILISHITSLTYWTAVKEKLMFGNIFIGIFKPFIFAFIIAFVSCYKGFNAEGGTKGVGRATTESVMISSITILITNFIITKFISSVLKGYL from the coding sequence ATGTATTTAATCGGGGTCGGTTCCCTGTTTTTAGTCATTCTTACGGGTTTGTCGGCAGGGCAGGGGATGGCCCTGGAATTCTCCAACGAGCTGGCCGATTTTGGGAGTAAAAATTACCTTGGGCGGGTAATGGTTTTAGCCATTGTTCGCGAATTGGGGCCGGTGCTGACCGGGATCATGGTGGCTTCAAGAGTGGCTGCCGGAATTACTGCCGAAATCGGTGCCATGAAATCATCCAATCAACTTGATGCCCTGGTAGCATTCGGGATTGACCCGCTTCGTAAATTGGCCGCACCGAGATTGATTTCGTTGATTTTTATGGTTCCGGTTCTGACGATAATCAGCGATATTATCGCTATTGTTGGCGGCTGGCTGATCGCCATTCTTATTTCTCATATAACTTCATTGACCTACTGGACGGCTGTCAAAGAAAAGTTGATGTTCGGGAATATCTTTATCGGTATCTTCAAGCCGTTTATTTTTGCCTTTATTATAGCCTTTGTCTCATGTTATAAAGGATTTAATGCGGAAGGTGGAACCAAGGGGGTCGGACGGGCGACGACTGAATCGGTCATGATTTCCTCGATTACCATCCTGATAACCAATTTTATCATTACCAAGTTTATTTCGAGTGTCCTGAAGGGGTATTTATGA
- a CDS encoding ATP-binding cassette domain-containing protein — protein sequence MIEFGHVNYSIAGKQILRDVSFSIPTGRQTVIMGHSGSGKSTILRLILGLICPDNGEILVEEKNICRMREKQLREIRKGIGMVFQDGALFDSLTVGENVGYYLFEYSKMKTDEIEEKVKEMLGFVGLSEDIMDRLPDELSGGMQRRVAIGRALLSTNPRIMLYDEPTTGLDPQMTRNIISLINRLVEFKHVTSIVVTHQISDALEMANDFILIDSGEVVFDGNLGGLIQATDSRVTEFLKPFRDSIANVKKVDFI from the coding sequence ATGATTGAATTTGGTCATGTCAATTATTCCATTGCCGGGAAACAAATTCTCAGAGATGTCTCCTTTTCGATTCCAACAGGGCGCCAGACGGTGATTATGGGTCATTCCGGTTCGGGTAAATCCACCATTCTCCGACTAATCCTGGGTCTGATTTGCCCCGACAATGGTGAAATTCTGGTGGAGGAAAAAAATATCTGCCGGATGCGGGAGAAACAACTCAGAGAAATTCGTAAGGGAATCGGGATGGTTTTTCAAGATGGCGCATTGTTCGATTCTCTTACAGTGGGAGAGAATGTCGGTTATTATCTGTTTGAATATTCCAAAATGAAGACCGATGAGATTGAGGAAAAAGTCAAAGAGATGCTTGGCTTTGTGGGCTTGTCAGAGGATATTATGGACCGGTTGCCCGATGAATTGTCAGGCGGGATGCAGCGCCGCGTAGCTATCGGGCGGGCGTTGCTTTCGACCAATCCAAGGATTATGCTGTATGATGAACCGACGACCGGGCTTGATCCGCAAATGACGCGTAATATTATTTCCCTGATCAATCGGCTGGTGGAATTCAAACATGTCACCTCCATCGTGGTAACGCACCAGATTTCGGACGCCCTTGAAATGGCCAATGATTTTATTTTGATAGATTCCGGCGAGGTCGTTTTTGACGGTAACCTGGGCGGTTTGATTCAAGCCACCGATTCGAGAGTGACCGAATTTCTAAAACCGTTCCGGGATTCCATTGCCAATGTCAAGAAAGTTGATTTTATTTAG
- a CDS encoding MCE family protein: MKRTTKIKWGELKVGLLIAGAIAVLLWASFSGGGTSIFDAKVSYKTYFENVNGLVTGSPVWIAGLEVGNVYSVKIVNLDPIRRVEVKFRILQSVQEMVTADATVKVGTIGFIGDKYIEVIPGSTDLPVFEEGSEIPGQRPSDLGEMFGQGADAMQSVQDVAANLAEITDRMKKGQGSAGKIFTDDTLYNEMTRMLTALTALIGEFQDSQKKIVSSIESVSSNLDDISTKINNHEGSLGKFVAEPELYDNLRTSTGRIDSILAKINSGQGTAGAMVNDAELYEEIKNLVVRVENLVTDIEKNPKKYLKFSIF; encoded by the coding sequence ATGAAACGGACAACGAAAATAAAATGGGGCGAATTAAAGGTCGGACTCCTGATTGCCGGGGCCATTGCAGTTTTGCTCTGGGCTTCGTTTTCCGGTGGAGGAACCTCGATATTCGACGCCAAAGTCAGCTACAAAACATATTTTGAAAATGTCAACGGACTGGTTACCGGGAGCCCGGTCTGGATTGCGGGTTTAGAGGTTGGCAATGTCTATTCGGTCAAGATCGTGAATCTTGACCCAATCCGGCGGGTGGAAGTAAAATTCCGGATTCTTCAATCGGTGCAGGAAATGGTTACCGCGGATGCCACGGTTAAGGTCGGGACGATAGGATTTATCGGTGATAAATATATCGAGGTTATTCCCGGGTCGACAGACTTGCCCGTTTTCGAAGAAGGTTCTGAAATCCCGGGCCAGCGGCCCTCCGACCTGGGCGAAATGTTCGGACAGGGAGCGGATGCAATGCAGTCGGTTCAGGATGTTGCTGCCAATCTGGCTGAGATCACCGACCGCATGAAAAAAGGCCAGGGTTCGGCAGGAAAAATATTCACCGATGATACCCTGTATAATGAAATGACCCGGATGCTGACGGCCTTGACCGCCCTTATAGGTGAATTTCAGGATAGTCAGAAAAAAATCGTTTCATCGATTGAAAGCGTATCATCCAACCTGGATGATATCTCCACTAAGATAAACAATCATGAAGGAAGTCTGGGCAAATTTGTCGCCGAACCGGAGTTGTATGACAATCTGCGAACTTCGACCGGGCGGATCGATTCCATTCTGGCCAAAATCAACAGCGGTCAGGGGACAGCGGGGGCCATGGTTAATGATGCCGAATTGTACGAGGAAATCAAGAATCTTGTTGTCAGGGTGGAAAACCTTGTAACCGATATTGAAAAGAATCCCAAGAAATATTTGAAGTTTTCGATCTTTTAA